The following is a genomic window from Pseudomonas promysalinigenes.
GAACATCCTCGACCGCGACAAGGACACCCCCGGTGCACTGTTGCCGATCCTGCACGCCATCCAACAAGCCTTGGGGTTCATCCCAGAGGCCGCCATCGATGAAATTGCCCATGCCCTGAACCTGAGCCTGGCCGAGGTGCGCGGGGTGATCTCGTTCTATCACGACTTTCGCACCACGCCGCCTGCACGTCACACCTTGCGCCTATGCCGCGCCGAGTCATGCCAAAGCCGTGGTAGCGAAGCGCTGGCTGCGCAACTGCGAGATCAGTTGGGGCTGGATGACCATGGTACCAGTGCCGATGGGGCGATAAGCCTGCGCCCGGTGTATTGCCTGGGTGCCTGCGCTTGTTCGCCGGCACTGGAGCTCGACGGCCAGGTGCATGCGCGGCTCACTCCCGATCGCCTGCGGGCGCTGGTCGATGGTTGCCTGGAGGGCGAAACATGCTGAAGTTGTGTATCCCCTGTGATTCGGTGGCGCGCGCGGTCGGTGCCGATCAGGTTGCTGCGGCCATCGAGGCAGAAGCCGCGCGCCGCCAGTTGCCGGTCCAGATCCTGCGCACCAGTTCACGCGGCCTGTACTGGCTGGAGCCGCTGGTAGAGTGTGAAAGCCCACAAGGGCGCCTAGGCTTCGGCCCGGTCAGCCTGGCCGACGTGCCGTCGTTGCTCGAAGCGCTGGTCGGGGAGGCTGAGGGCCACCCGTTAGCGCTGGGCCTGGTCGAAGACATCGCTTACCTGAAAACCCAACAGCGCTTGTTGTTCGCGCGTGCGGGCATCACCCGCCCGC
Proteins encoded in this region:
- a CDS encoding formate dehydrogenase subunit gamma, producing the protein MPDQLLPLPVIQNILDRDKDTPGALLPILHAIQQALGFIPEAAIDEIAHALNLSLAEVRGVISFYHDFRTTPPARHTLRLCRAESCQSRGSEALAAQLRDQLGLDDHGTSADGAISLRPVYCLGACACSPALELDGQVHARLTPDRLRALVDGCLEGETC